A stretch of DNA from Oncorhynchus nerka isolate Pitt River linkage group LG22, Oner_Uvic_2.0, whole genome shotgun sequence:
CAAAGCCGGTAATGTCCATCCCTTTATAATTTTACCCCATATATCAGTATTGATGCTAGGCCCAATAAATCTACTTTATACTTGTAACAGGCCAACATCTTCCTGCATAAAATATTGGTTGCTGTTGATTGGTGGTTGTTTTATGTTAAAGAAATAGTTCAACTTACTACATTAACCATTTTTTCTAAACGTGTTCCAGATAAGCCCACGACAACTCCAAGAAAAGGCTTTACTGGGAAAGGCAAGAACATCACTACTAAGCACGATGAGGTTGTGTGTGGCAGGAAGAATACTGCACGCATGGACAATGTAAGAGTGATCAGAAGTTCACCTTTTTCCTTGGTTCAGCGTTATTCAATAGACAGACACATTGGGGAAATTGTATGAGTAGTAATTAGCATTTATCTCCATTTAGCTTTGAAATGTGTGGCTTAATTGGTGTACGCACTAATGTGAACATATCCCAAACTGTCAGCCTTTTTgtaatctccctctctgtcctgtcctcccagTTTGCCCCGGAGATCAATGTGGGAGATGGGCTTGGCATGGACCTGAAGCTCTCTAACCAGGTGTACAACTCCCTGAAGCAACACTGCCACTCTGAGCAGCGTCGCAGTGCCCGACTGCATGACAAAAAGGAGCACTCCACTGCTGTGAGTCTATGCAAAAGGAGGAATTGACAATAGAAATAAGAATTTGAAAATGACAACAAAATGGCCTCATGCCATGTTCAGATCTGTATAGTATTTTAATTCCGTCATGATTATCCACTTCTGCTTTCTTTTCTGTACTTTTCTCCCTTTTTTTCATTCACAGGAACAAGCAGTGGACCCAAGGACCCGTCTGCTCATGTACAAAATGGTGAACGCAGGCGTTCTGGAGAACATCAACGGCTGCATCAGCACTGGAAAGGAGTCTGTGGTGTTCCACGCAGATGGGGGAAGGTGAGGGTGACATCATGACAAATTGTGTTTCGCAAGAACCCACACCTTGAATTGACTGACCAAAGGTTGATCGACCCAAGGCGTCTATCACCTGGCCTGATGAGTCAGATCAGGAACTTTCATTGCCTGAAGTTACGTCATGACATTTACATTGTCAATGATTATGTCATGACAGAGACACTATAGCAGTAGATTTATTTGCCATATTTCAGTAGCCATAGTTGTATTATTTAACAGTTTTTGTATAGAACTGCCCCCCCTAAATGTCTGTTAATTAAGTTGTAGTTGGTTTCTAAGGTTTTCCAATACTGTTGTTTTTTTCTtccagcatggaggagaaggctGTCCCAGATGAGTGTGTACTCAAGGTCTtcaagaccacactcaatgagttCAAGAACCGCGACAAGTACATCAAGGACGACTACCGCTTCAAGGAACGCTTCAGCAAGCTGAATCCCCGCAAGATCATCCGCCTCTGGGCTGAGAAAGAGATGCACAACCTGGCTCGGTGCGTGGTGGTGATGTCACTTAAATGGACCAACACCAATTCACCTCATTTATCTAAAAGCTCAGTTCAAAtaactttttaatttttttttataaatgtttccAATTCTCCAACTGTGTTATGGCTCACTCTCTTCCCCACTCCATCAGTATGAAAAAGGCTGACATCCCATGCCCCGAGGTGGTGATTCTGAAGAAGCACATCCTGGTGATGTCGTTCATTGGGAAGGACCATGTGCCGGCTCCCAAACTGAAAGAAGCCATGTTGGGCTCTGAGGACATGAACAGGGCCTACTACCAAGTGCTTCATGTGAGTGCAGCTGCTGTGCTGCCATG
This window harbors:
- the riok3 gene encoding serine/threonine-protein kinase RIO3 isoform X2 — its product is MLAQMLQMQFDKEFDTQLRTEEKKLNGDSKLSISFENYRMVHPYEDSDSSEDEVDWQDTRHDPYKADKPTTTPRKGFTGKGKNITTKHDEVVCGRKNTARMDNFAPEINVGDGLGMDLKLSNQVYNSLKQHCHSEQRRSARLHDKKEHSTAEQAVDPRTRLLMYKMVNAGVLENINGCISTGKESVVFHADGGSMEEKAVPDECVLKVFKTTLNEFKNRDKYIKDDYRFKERFSKLNPRKIIRLWAEKEMHNLARMKKADIPCPEVVILKKHILVMSFIGKDHVPAPKLKEAMLGSEDMNRAYYQVLHMMQQLYHECNLVHADLSEYNMLWHQGKVWLIDVSQSIEPNHPHGLEFLFRDCRNVSTFFQKGGVSEAMNVYELFNVVSGLQLSGDSEADFLAQIEALEKMNEDHVQRRGKKTYSSTSDGGPPLLHHEDD